The Choristoneura fumiferana chromosome 5, NRCan_CFum_1, whole genome shotgun sequence region taaatgggtcccactgtgaaacagcgttgtggctttccgcaacattatgctgagtgggaccCAATTTAtacattaagtaggtattatcatcatcatcatcccagcctatatacgtcccactgcagggcacaggcctcccctcagaatgagagggcttgggccatagttcccacgcgggccagtgcggattgggaacttcagacacaccattgaattgcttcgcaggtttgtgcaggtttcctcacgatgttatccttcaccgcaaagctcgtggtaaatttcaaatgtaactccgcacatgaatttcgaaaaactcagaggtgcgagccggggtttgaacccacgaccctctgcttgagaggcgatgggtgaaaccactaggccaccacggccaccacggcttaagtaggtattatattaTCTATTATTCGAGCATTTCTGCCATCTTTCGGGTTTTTTGGATATAAAAAATGTAGTAACCAAAAATCtccggcccataaactatctctatgccaaaagtcgctccgtttcgacgtgaaaagacggacaaacatacaaacacacaaacgtacaaacaaacacactttcgcatttataatattagtatggattacaacGTAATGTATTGCTGTTAATACCCTTTatagaataaataaagtaataataaaattctattCCCTGCACCATATAAGCCGGACGCGGACGGGGGCGTCGCCGAATaggaatttattaatttacttcgTGAACACCATATTATCCCCATTCTTTGGTAGCATTTAGTATTCCGTCAAGTTGAAGATAACCTATTTCATCGTGTGGGTGTGgattcaatacggtatttgactattttgtacgtatatgtttataaattaaaactacacaatgcctgttatcgaatagaaaaacaatttttaagctacctttacaaataacaaagttataaaggtttgacattcaagattagacagagaacgccagtaccgccatacttgctgcatagagaaaagcgtttgagaaagagacaggtatatagatttttcaaaaaatcgctatatatccaattttcaaccgatttaagttttctcttcgctaaacactatctgtatatctatattttcataataattattaagatatggcaaaatcagttgtcaaataccgtattctactaatattgcatactagtgtttacccgcgtcttcgcacacgtaaatcattaggtccagctgaattgaaattccgggattttttaaaaattcccttgGGGATTCccgaaattaaatcgttgttttcattgacgttttacattaaatcatggtcaaatttcatgactaagcccagcggttggtgtttcgagattttatccctatcccgtgggaatatcgaaataaaaagtaggctatgttttatttagATATCTAGATTTAAGAGTGTAGGTATCTATTTTATAAGTACATAGTGCTTCTGTTTGCTCtccttgaaataaataaataaataaatagctgtctacataccaaatttcatgactctaagcccagcggttattagttccagattttatccctatcccgtgggaatatcgagataaaaagtatcctatgttttaatccaggttataaactaacttttcgccaaatttcatccaaatccgtccagccgtttcagcgtgaagaagtaacaaactttctcactcactcactctcactcacaaactttcacatttataaatattagtaggatagtaggatatatatatatacagtcttgacgaccggataggcAAGTGGTTAGACAACCTGACTATGAGCttcaggtcccgggttcgaccccggtcggggcagttatttgtaggtataaataatacgaatatttgttctcgagtcttggatgtttaatatgtatctatgtatgtatttatctttataagtgtgtttatttattgcctcgtatccatagtacaagctttgcttaatttgggactaggtcaattggtgtcaattgtccatGATATCTCAAATAATCTcaatgcagcagggctactacgaaactcgaaactcgtttttttttttttattcgattggatggcaaacgagcaggtgggtctcctgatggtaagagatcaccaccgcccatagacacctgcaacaccagggggattgcagatgcgttgccaacctagaggcctaagatgggatacctcaagtgccagtaatttcaccggctgtcttactctccacgccgaaacacaacagtgcaagcactgctgcttcacggcaggattaacgagcaagatggtggtagcaatccgggcggaccttgcacaaggtcctaccacctgcaaacttatcttaccgtccctctcgctctcgtgttaaatagtatcgGGGCTgcatgatacgaacttcgaatttcgagcttcgtagtagccctgcagacgcgacacatacagcagggctactacgaaactcgaagttcgtatcgtaccgtccctttcgctctcgtatcaaatagtataagtgtcagagggaccgcacgacacgaacttcgagtttcgagtttcgtagtagccctgcagtgccgTATTCTGCGGTGTGTTTTAGTTAATTAGTTtgaattgttttataaaaaatatattttcatgaATTACATAGGATTAAACAGACGATTAGCAATTTAGCAGACCCATTCTGGCATAGTTAATCTAGCTTATCTGtgactaataaataacttatcAATGAGATATCTTTATCAGGAGATAATAATATGGACTACAGTCCGTAGTATTCAGTTAGTGTTTGCTAAACTGTATTGTAAGTTATTTtacgagtttttatttatttttacagtgtAAGAAAGTACCATTGTGTTGGAATTAGTTAGAATTGTGTATAGTGGTGGAAAAAGTGCATGTGGATCAGTTGTGAGATTCGACCATATTTAGTGTCAAAAAATTCGAcagttttcattcattcttaaAAGTTAGACTTCGTAcggttagtaataaataacaataagcGAAGTCTcttaaagggccggcaacgcacctgtgatacccctcgtgttccgggtgtccatgggtggcggtgattgaTTGATGGGAACATCAGTTGACCCGAATGCttgtttgccccctcttatacatatatgagaatctaatacctttaaacgagaaattcttgtatatatacttatatatatttcgaggatctcggaaacggctgcgacgatttctatgaaattgggtatgtgggagttttcggggatgacaaatcgatctagcttggtcttatctctgggaaatagcttttatcgagttttagcccgagcaaagctcggtcgcccaggtactaataataataaatatcacgggacacttgacaccaatcggTTCGGGaacaggcaacggataaacatacttaaatagatagatgcatacttaaatacacattcaACACCCAAGAGTCGAGAGTtaatcgtatttttcatacaaacaccggtatcgaacccgggacctcaagcttccaAGTCAGGTTTTCTACACTGGGCTATACGGTtaaaatacttactaatatAAAACCATTCATTCTGAAAGGTTTTGCGAACCAAAAATAACTCATTTTCAAATTACTGAGAGGCAAAAAATATAGCCCTccaatgtatgcagaaataggtaatttagccgcccggattgctaccaccatcttgctcgctaatcctgccgcgaagcagcagtgcttgcactgttgtgtttcggcgtggagagtaagacagccggcgaaattactggcacgtgaggtatccctcttaggcctctaggttggcaacgcatctgcaatacccctagtgttatGGTGTTATTATGTATCGATGGTGAAATGCTAAAATTTAAGTCAGAAGGAAAAGGAAGGTGAATTGGACAAATAAACAACTGTAATCTgcggaaaatttaatttaaatcgcatttttttcttatccagcGGACATAGGGATTATAGATAAGTCCAGTTATTTATATCTCAATTATATAATCGAACACAATAATGAAAGGCAAGCAATGAAtaaagtcctctcattctgtgaaGAGGCCTGTACCACGTATAGTCCGTGATGTTAGATGTGCTTGAAAGGagagaaagaaaatattattcgtgacattacaaagtttaaaaaaggcTCTCCTTTTGAGACAATActtgtgcccagctgtgggactgTGTGTGGGCTCACACACACTCTCCCATTGTGTATGTAATATGATAATTATAATCTTAAACGTATTAAATAAAGGCATAGTTGggcgatttgaaaaaaaaagtgtaccctgtcattattgaaattttggaaaaaaatatggtttttcctactcagaatcaagagcacaatcaagaatttttttaaagaattttttcatacacttagtATGTGCGTTGAAACTGActcataatatttttatgataaaatggggacattttttaaacatcggaatcgattgttcTCTTGATTTGAGtagaaaaaccatattttttccaaaatttcaaaaataaggaCAGCGTACACTTTTTTAAAAAACGCCCCGTTACTCGTCTCCCAACGCCCCATATTACGCTGGGATTATTACAAATGTTAACACGTTCAAAACGACaactaaatatatgtattttccATTCTTGCGGTGCAGGGCGCGTACCCTTCACCTAGCATAATCTCTTTTGCCCCAATCTTAGTATAACACGTATTGCATAAActtttttcacaaaataattaCTTCGCATAAAAGTTGCTTGGTATAGGTAAGTGTAATTTCGCATAACGAAACCatcgcactattttcccaagaaaaacTCCACACAGAAACGAATTGCTAACagaaaaagtaggttaggtagaAGTTAAACTGTGACTTCCCAAAGAATCTAGCTGACACCAAGGTAGGTACGGTTAGGTTAGACAAGATAAAACAAAGTTAAACACAAGATTAGACAGTATGAATTTCGTACGAACCAGATTATGCGATATgataattatgccaaacgatactaTGCGATACAAATTATGCCAAAAACTGCTGGTAGCCAAGTCGCCTTAAACTAggttccgaagatgctggcagcgttccctctaGCTAAGCTATTATTTGTCTGACAAACAatagatattatttaagtacACTTTGATGAATGAATGACAAACCCAAAATCGTTTTGCTTCAGTATCACACAATGATCTAGTGATAGTTGCTATCGGTGCAGCGTTATCGACCGTATCAATAATCATGTTTTAATGGAGATTGGACACAGTCGGCTCTTGAAGTTCCTCGTCAAGGAGACAAGTGGAGTATACATTCTTACTCGTACAACAATTTTATAGATTAAGATACGTCATGCTTGCAAAACAACCATAAAACACATAATACACTTTAGGTACCTATGTCCATTTTAACCTCCTACGCAAAGAGGCGTCCAAGTATGACgtctgtttgtggcatcgtAGAGCTCAAACGGCTACaccaatttcgatgcggttttgtCACGTGAAAATGATTTTCCTCGCTATGTTGATTATTATCGGTTATTGTTCCCATTATTTAAAGGCAGATGGTTGTCTTCTTCACGTCGCATGAGACTAAGTAGACTTACTTAGTACAGACTACATTTTGGTCGCCTTTTGCGTTTCATTTTCGGTGTGCTATTTAAATCTAATTACcataaaatataccaaatacCCCATATTTGCTTGATGAAATTTTAAACGTGATATAAAATTAGTTTCTAGCTAAGTTAATGCTGGAGAATATAATGCGttgaatcatttatttgtttgaaattACTTAGTCTGACAAAATTATTCGTAACTAACTTAATTAAGTAGTTCATCGTATTAATTTTCTGatacattaataatttataagggttaatacaaacaaaaataaacaaaggtaTGTTTTCACATAATTTCCAGAATGGCAGAAAAGCATCAACTTACAATCGAGGTTCTAACACCTACTAACATCGAATCCGACGTACCAAGGCAGCAGAAACTTCGAGCACCAGATTCGAGTGTACCAGAAGATGTACCAATGGAGACAAATGGAACCGACGTAGACAATGTAAGTGATGGGAGACTTGTTATAAAAGAAGGTGATACGGTTGAAACTTACGTGCCAGTGTTAACAGTTAAAACCGAAGAGTCTAATTTCGGGAAGGATGGATTAAGATTCCAAAGACTGACAGTAACAGAAGACGTGTCAGTTAACTTCCAGCACCTGTTCAAGAAAGAGACGAAGGGAGGTAAAACTGTTGTCACTCAGGTGCAGAGGTTTGAGtataaatattagaaataaatgaggttattgtagtttttgttttatttaccttCGGGGAGTAGGAGTGAGTAGGTTAGTAAATGACCAGCAATGGTTGCAAAAAACACTTAGTTTTACCGATGGTGGCCGCTAGATCTGGCAATTAATATACACCTTGACAGATTTATAATATGAATTTGGTATATCAATGTGAGTCATAATTAGTggaaaattttagaaataaacaaactgcattaacatatttttgaaaatacactACCTTACCCGGAGATCGAACcgattaaaatacaaaaaaaatgctaagTATTACTACAATAGCTTACGTGTTATTATCACacacatttaaacaacaaaaataatcaataatcaACATTATACCTTTAACACCTAGTAGCAGAAACCTAGTATGcaggaactaaaaaaaatactgaattctagtcgcatctgttttaataagcacaaattctgctgattaaaaaaaagattaccttaaatttggcacggaCCCGCGTCtaagcatacgaggggttaatacctacctacttatacaaaGTAACGTTATgcttattaaatttatgccaactCATGATTTACGCCAATTTACATCATGTGCATTAAAATTATGGATTTTcaattatgcgaattaataattatgagaCATAACGTTATGGAAATTTGGATTAGAAATATTAAGTTACGCGAATATGAATTATTCGGGTTGATGTCTGCAGCTAGGTTTCACTACCGTACTTCGCGCAGGCGTTAGTCATTTgatcctcaccaccttgatgattggccatctagcaccgtccgctttaaaCGAAACTTTcttccacgcacgactaaagtatggaaccagctCCCTGGGaaagtgtttccggagcggtacaacttaggaatctcaaaatagggttccgtagccattatggaagaattaagtaatatttttctaaggatttcgtattttatacggaatcttccaagtttaggtatattttataccttaggctgctatttactcttaaactagtaataattctcaagcaaacttagccgttatagttttccttgaaatgaaatgaaagtttgatatacttactaccatcatgaatttttccaaatttttccacccaccggtttagattttagagcggggcggggacgctcgattttaatgaaaatttgcactttgaagttgaatatttcgcaaaaaaatcaatgaatcgataAATCGCCTaaacaaacccctaatggttttaaaatacctatctaacaataccccacactatagggttagatgagaaaaaaaaatcacccccactttacgtctatgggaggtaccttaaaatttttttttaacaatttttatttgtaccattttgtcggcatagtttacatatatatccgtgcaaaattacagctttctagcattgatagtccctgagcaaagccgcggacggacagacagatagacagacatggcgaaactataagggttccgtttttgccattttggctacggaaccctaaaaacgagcctatcagtctctcaaagggccggcaacgcacccatCTGGTgatccgcatgctcgttttcccccctcttatgtatacaaaatagttatttgtgcaacaagagagcaaagttgttttttgttgcgagtgttgattttgaatcccgagtaagcgaaggattctataattgaatcacgagcgtcagcgagtgattctaggttagaatcctgagatcagcaagggattgaaatacacgagatgcaaaaaaactttggtctcgtgtgacacatacaatttttcacctcagcagcgagaacataatttaaatgtaacataagaataaaaccacatatacctacctgtttacaaaacaacatatttttttaaaatagaatccgattattatcaaatataataattacatttaaaaccataaaaagagtccagtagctacaatacaaatcgcatactcataacatgcaatcttaacttcttgtactaatgtcacacttatttttaatattgcaaaaagcctcatctcgggtaattgaaaaggttgaacaattaaaacttttaaatatgattttattaagatttctattacataaacataaatagattttgttaaaaatcattcaatttaacaaataataattatactgtagaggccgtatacggaattcttttataaaaaaaa contains the following coding sequences:
- the LOC141427803 gene encoding uncharacterized protein, with the protein product MAEKHQLTIEVLTPTNIESDVPRQQKLRAPDSSVPEDVPMETNGTDVDNVSDGRLVIKEGDTVETYVPVLTVKTEESNFGKDGLRFQRLTVTEDVSVNFQHLFKKETKGGKTVVTQVQRFEYKY